Within the Pagrus major chromosome 4, Pma_NU_1.0 genome, the region GTTGTGGTTAATAATGACATAATAGATAATACAGATGTTTGTAATGTTATTATGAACAATTAGAAGAAACTTAAGGGCTTCTTAAACGTCTATAAACTGTTAACATATTCCTTATAAGTGCATATAAATGActtataatctaacaataaacatgtttgtggtgctattattaacacttgTATAGTCTTGTTAACACATAATAATGTTTATACGCACTTTATAAGGACTCTTAAGTGTATTATTACCTATTAACACGACTACAAAgaccttattgtaaagtgttactcCTATTTTTCAAGTTGGTTGGTTTCCCTCGAGGTTACTGATGCACGTCAGCTCTCTATTCTCTAGAGTTGTTTGTGGTTGTAATATAATAgatgtgtatgtgcatattttgtaattactgtaaacaaaccAGACCTTGTTGATAATTAGCTTTTGTCTCATGCTGTCAGTATAATTGTCTCTTCTGAGGGAGCTACTCTAAACCTGCACatgtataaaaacaaaccacagcacACTCCACTTACATCCTGAGCTCGTGCGTTAACACCATTCATTTTCACCATAAGTGTTAACTGCCAATCATAAATGCATTATGTCGTCCGGTCACTGACTGTGTgagtttttctctctcttcagggTTTCCTGTCGGACCTGCTGAAGAAGGCTAACAGAAACTACGATGAAAAGAAGCTCAAAGAGTACACACAGACAATTGTGAGTATCAGGAGGCATGAGTTaggttttttcttctctctgctttgaCAAACTctaaattaaaactgcaagaaTCAAGACTTCGCTGTAGAAAATCCATCATTTCTTTCTATTTGTCCATATTATATGACATTGTGGTGATGCCTGTGCAaccaaaaactgaaaagaaCCATTTTCCTATTAGATCCATTgtggatttaaaataaaatatattgtatCAGTTGACTGTGTTCtcaataacattttatatgaaatCATTTTGTCACAAATACAGGACTAAATCACATCTACACTCAACAACGATGCCTTCATGCCCAAATGTTTCTGCATAATGTAACTGAAATAACTTCCCTAAAGGGAATGCATTCACCTTCCAGCTCACCTGTAGTGCTGACACATCACTTTCACGTGGTCTCAATTGCTgccatttacattttcttgaatGTTTTAACATATAATATGTGTATAGGACTGTACATGAAGGTATTTTCAGACCCCCTGTTTGCTTCTCTGTTCATTTCTCTGCTAATCTTCTTTTTGTGCAGCTGAGGATGTTTGACCTGAATGGCGACGGTAAGCTGGGCCTCTCTGAGATGGCGAGGTGAGTGCGTCtccagttgtttttgtctgtgtgtaaagTTTGAAACCTCTTCGAGAGGACGCTAGCAAGATTAAACCgttcttgttgttttgctgcAGGCTCCTGCCAGTCAAGGAAAATTTCCTGCTGAAGTTTGAGGTAAAATTACtgtcacaataaataaaatcatgatgacTGCAGCAACTTAAGACTGAAACTCTGACGTAGAGAAATCAGAGTAGTACAATTCAATATTATTGGATTCACTACAAGAGGATTATTTGTCATCAAAGCACTGAGCGGACATATGGGTCTCTGACACAAATGCGAGTTTACTTGCGTTAAGTCCTTCGGGATTTAAATATTACCGTATCATTTCTTTGAAAACATGTTACATCCCTCTCATGTGTTTGGGAACAGCTTCTAAGTTTCATTACATCTATTTGTTAAGTCAAATGATTTAAAGTCCTGTGGGTGTTTATATTATCATAGGACTTTAATTTgcatctttaaataaaaaaagcttaTCTAATCCCATAGAGTCATGTATAATCTTAGTTGAAGACATGATGGAGGGAATACATAGCCACTACGTAGGGCATTATGAGGCCTCAAGTTCAAAATTTGTAGCACAGGGACTGTTTTAATCTACATTTATTTCCCACATGTATTTTGTCATGTGTGTTCCTATACATACATGCTCGCCTGCCAGAGCAGATCAACAATTCCTTTCTGACAGCGGATTAGTCTGTCTGATCAGGATTAACTCAACTCTAGTCCCAGTTATCATAATCTGCATGGATTAATATCAGTTCTGGATCTGGTGGGGCTTTTACCGCTCTCGAGAAAACGTCCTGCAGTTTCTAACAATCTTCACATCTTTTCTCGCCCTTACTTTCTCTCATGCAGGGCATCAGACTCACAGTGAAAGAATTTGACTCCCTCTTCACCTACTATGATAAGGTGAAATGAGCTTCTTGGtctttgtgtttactttcaTAAATactatgtctgtgtgttacacATATTACGTACTATTTCCATATTTCCTATGAGACTGTATGAGACTGATTACACCCTGCTGCTTATCAATGCATATATGGCTTAAGATTGATTGGGTCTTTCCACTTTCCACAACTACAAACAACTATTTGACAGATTGCTTTAAAATTTTGTGCAAACATTCATGGTGTCCAGACAATGCACCTTAATGATTTAATTGATCCCATGACCTTTCCTCGAGCACAGCCATGAGGTTCACACTTCTGGTTGGATTTCCATTAAATTTGGTACGTGATTCATGTATCTTCTGGCAGCGGCGGACACAGGAtttttgaggggcaggggcgtaaatgataaaaaaaagggcaccagctgtaggCGGTGAGGCACCAGTGCGCAGAAcgggcaccctagagggcattTTATCATGTCTTATCTACCgtaggggcatccaagagggcattTTTACAGCGTGTTTTTGAACATGGGTGCACCAGGGGGGTAATCCAGTGCAACGGTGCTTCTCAGGATAAATTGTAAAATCTATGAGGtcaaattaaatacatttttccagTACTTTTGTTTATGATCTAACAAAAATGAATTCCTATGAGCCTCATCTGTACTTTATGTTTTGTGCTcattagcaaatattagcatgctaactggaGCTGCAGCGATTAATTGCATCAGCACATTACAAATGTACTATACCAGACCATCAGTTCCTTTATATGATCAGATTGTTCCCTTCAGACATAAACACCACTAAAGCTATCCCACTGTTCAAAAAACCACATAATTTGTCTTCCCAGCAACAAGCATCGTTTGAACCCTCCACATATTCAGTGTAGGGGTTTGAGGCTCCTTCCAACGCCATAGAATAATCTGTGCACAGGTTATTGAGCCAGTTTTTAACACTCTAAATGCAAATTTACTTAATTGCAATGCTACAGTTTTGTCCCCAAGGAGGCACAATCTTCACGTTCTAACTATTTATCCATATAATCTACAACATTCCTCCACAGGGACGTTCCCAAAATgcgtgcatatgtgtgtcttGTTCTTGTCTACATTTCAAACATAGATCATCTTTAATTAGACCCATTCTATTGCGTCTTGTTGGTGCAGTTATAATTACATCTTTGAAGTATCTGATTCCAGCTActtatgtgaatattttctggtttctttactcctctgtgacagtaaactgaatatattttcaattgtgaacaaaacaagacatttgaggacattatcttgggctttgggaaacactgatcatcatttcatttcattttcatttctgacGAGGCATTTCATGTGCAGTGTTTTCcgtgggagaggagaggagcttctgttggtgcggactttgaacttttaaacattcaagatcttttacatgtacAAGAACTCtagaaaacactgaaggaaagggaaaaaactaaaaaaaaagcacaaaaggtCTCCTTAACTTTAACATTGGATACTTTAATTTCTTCTGTGTAACTCAGAGCTCTCATATTGTCTTTCACCAGGATGGTAATGGGTATATTGATGAGCAGGAGTTGGAGGCTTTGCTGAAGGACCTCTGTGACAAGAACAAAATGGTAATGAATAGTTAGCCTATTGATTGATCAGTTCATGTTTCTTTTCTACTTGCCAAATATAGAGCTGCCTTAGATACCTCTGCAATGTCCTGTATGTTTGCGCCACCCATGGACCACCTTGTGCCCGCTGATTGTACGTGTGTGTCATTTCTGGCAGGACGTGGACTCATCAGGTGTTGGGGGATACAAGAAGAGCATCATGGCTCTGTCTGACGGAGGGAAGCTGTACCGCACTGAGCTGGAGATCGTCCTCTGCCGGGACTCCACACTGT harbors:
- the LOC140995067 gene encoding calretinin-like is translated as MATQAQQPPHLHLAELTAAQFIDIWKHFDADGNGYIEGKELENFFKELETARRGAGAGMVSVSFKEKMKEFMANFDKNADGKIEMAELAQLLPTEENFLLCFREFVGSSSEFMTAWRKYDSDRSGYIESNELKGFLSDLLKKANRNYDEKKLKEYTQTILRMFDLNGDGKLGLSEMARLLPVKENFLLKFEGIRLTVKEFDSLFTYYDKDGNGYIDEQELEALLKDLCDKNKMDVDSSGVGGYKKSIMALSDGGKLYRTELEIVLCRDSTL